Proteins encoded within one genomic window of Pectobacterium araliae:
- a CDS encoding tRNA(Met) cytidine acetyltransferase TmcA, which produces MMFRDFLHSQRQQQRYGVRRLLVLSGEANWCEEQALALSGQLSGDWLWVSEHAPDSVTALPASRVRTLLGREFLHAVFDARSGVDVEALAMLSGTLQAGSWLIILVPSWQAWPTQPDQDSLRWSEQEQPIATPHFIQHLQRQLLADEDVVLWQQDQAFVIRPLAVRSDWQPASGEPTARQQHILHELSVAESGVLVVTAPRGRGKSAMAGMLTQRSRGACWITAPSRAATDILQQHARADTQFWAPDALLAHCCLHGAPSVDWLLIDEAAAIPSSVLSALLPYFSRILMTTTVQGYEGTGRGFLLKFCASLPQWRAFTLDDPLRWAVNDPLERVLEQALLFNEPTLLHSRLNPVAGSRALPSAELDIRTERAADWLIHPERLTWCYALLCSAHYRTSPLDLRRLMDAPGMHIASAQVAGEMCGVLWLVEEGGLFASLAHEVWAGRRRPRGNLVAQSLAAHAGLWYAPMLRARRVSRIAVASPSRRQGIGKALIADQTREAQRQALDYLSVSFGYQQDLWAFWQSCGFQLVRIGSHLEASSGCYSAMAVLPLSEAGHKLAEQGSQQLTRDWFWLQRLIPLNLALPQTGNTELNEDDWRELAGFAFAHRPMEASFASLCRLLLNTSLPLPALRLLAEKPGEGEQIATTLGLSGRKTLLKRWREETGTALVELDAQRCEHWQQWGLSAPSAEDAPHP; this is translated from the coding sequence ATGATGTTTCGTGATTTTCTCCACAGTCAACGCCAGCAGCAGCGCTATGGCGTCCGGCGATTGCTGGTGCTGAGCGGTGAAGCGAACTGGTGTGAAGAGCAGGCATTGGCGCTCAGTGGCCAGTTGTCCGGCGACTGGCTGTGGGTTAGCGAACACGCGCCTGATTCCGTCACCGCGCTGCCAGCCAGTCGAGTGCGGACGCTGCTGGGGCGGGAGTTTCTTCACGCAGTGTTTGATGCACGTAGCGGCGTGGATGTCGAGGCGCTGGCGATGCTGTCAGGCACGCTACAGGCGGGGAGCTGGCTGATTATATTGGTGCCGTCGTGGCAGGCATGGCCGACACAGCCGGATCAAGACAGCCTGCGTTGGAGCGAACAAGAACAGCCGATTGCTACCCCGCACTTTATCCAACATTTGCAGCGCCAGCTGTTAGCCGATGAGGACGTTGTTCTCTGGCAGCAGGATCAGGCATTCGTGATTCGGCCATTGGCCGTGCGATCGGACTGGCAGCCAGCTAGCGGTGAACCGACAGCGCGGCAGCAGCACATTCTGCATGAATTGAGTGTTGCTGAATCTGGCGTATTGGTGGTTACTGCACCGCGTGGGCGGGGGAAATCGGCGATGGCAGGAATGCTGACGCAGCGGAGCCGCGGTGCCTGCTGGATCACCGCACCTTCCCGTGCTGCGACCGATATTCTGCAACAGCACGCGCGTGCTGATACGCAGTTTTGGGCACCGGATGCGCTATTGGCACACTGTTGCCTTCATGGTGCACCCAGTGTCGACTGGTTGTTAATTGATGAAGCGGCGGCGATCCCGTCTTCCGTGCTCTCCGCGCTGTTACCATATTTTTCCCGCATTCTGATGACCACGACGGTTCAAGGGTATGAAGGTACTGGACGGGGTTTCTTGCTGAAATTTTGTGCTTCGCTGCCGCAGTGGCGGGCGTTTACGCTGGACGATCCGCTGCGCTGGGCCGTTAACGATCCGCTGGAGAGGGTGTTGGAGCAGGCGCTGCTGTTCAATGAGCCTACTCTGTTGCATTCTCGGCTGAATCCCGTTGCGGGTTCGCGGGCTTTGCCCTCTGCCGAACTGGATATTCGCACCGAACGTGCCGCCGACTGGCTGATACATCCTGAGCGTCTGACGTGGTGCTACGCGCTCTTGTGCAGTGCGCATTACCGTACCTCGCCGCTGGATCTGCGCCGTCTGATGGATGCGCCGGGCATGCATATTGCCAGCGCACAGGTAGCAGGCGAGATGTGTGGCGTACTGTGGCTGGTGGAGGAGGGGGGGCTGTTTGCCTCATTGGCGCATGAGGTATGGGCGGGGCGGCGGCGTCCGCGCGGTAATCTGGTGGCGCAGTCGCTGGCAGCGCACGCTGGTTTGTGGTATGCGCCGATGCTGCGTGCGCGCCGCGTGAGCCGGATAGCGGTGGCATCGCCATCTCGCCGACAGGGTATCGGCAAAGCGTTAATTGCAGACCAGACACGCGAGGCGCAACGACAGGCGCTGGATTACCTATCGGTCAGTTTCGGTTATCAGCAAGACCTTTGGGCGTTCTGGCAATCGTGTGGCTTTCAACTAGTGCGCATCGGCAGCCATCTTGAGGCCAGCAGCGGCTGTTATAGCGCGATGGCCGTACTGCCGCTGAGTGAGGCAGGGCACAAACTGGCGGAGCAGGGAAGTCAGCAATTGACGCGTGACTGGTTTTGGTTACAGCGCCTGATTCCGCTGAACCTTGCGCTGCCGCAGACAGGAAATACCGAGCTGAATGAAGACGACTGGCGTGAACTGGCGGGGTTTGCGTTTGCACATCGACCGATGGAAGCCAGCTTTGCTTCACTTTGTCGTTTATTGCTGAATACTTCGTTGCCGCTGCCTGCGCTACGCCTGCTGGCGGAAAAACCGGGTGAAGGTGAGCAAATAGCGACGACGCTGGGGCTGAGCGGCAGGAAAACGCTTTTGAAGCGCTGGCGAGAAGAAACGGGCACTGCGCTGGTCGAGCTCGATGCACAGCGGTGTGAACATTGGCAACAATGGGGACTTTCAGCCCCTTCGGCGGAGGATGCGCCTCATCCCTGA
- a CDS encoding DUF441 domain-containing protein, which produces MAYIDPTLLILLVLAGLGIISHNMTVTLAILVLLAIRITPLNSYFPWVEKYGLSIGIVILTIGVMAPIASGKITASEVMHSFLHWKSLLAILIGVVVSWLGGRGVSLMSNQPSVVAGLLVGTVMGVALFRGVPVGPLIAAGLLSLLIGKT; this is translated from the coding sequence ATGGCTTACATCGATCCAACATTGTTAATTCTGCTCGTCCTGGCGGGGCTGGGTATCATCAGCCACAACATGACCGTCACACTGGCGATTCTGGTGCTGCTGGCGATACGCATCACGCCTTTGAATAGCTATTTTCCGTGGGTAGAAAAATACGGCCTGAGCATCGGTATCGTCATTCTGACGATTGGCGTGATGGCACCGATTGCCAGCGGAAAAATTACCGCCAGTGAAGTGATGCATTCCTTCCTGCACTGGAAATCCCTGCTGGCGATCCTCATTGGTGTTGTCGTGTCCTGGCTTGGCGGACGCGGCGTGTCGCTGATGAGCAACCAGCCTTCCGTTGTGGCCGGGTTGCTGGTGGGGACGGTCATGGGCGTGGCGCTGTTTCGCGGCGTTCCGGTTGGTCCGCTGATCGCCGCAGGGCTGCTTTCTCTGCTGATCGGCAAGACCTGA
- the tldD gene encoding metalloprotease TldD yields the protein MAIHASRASVSPALSAFSLETTEITRALNHIMQRQVDYADLYFQRRQQEGWQLENGIVRPTGFNRDQGVGVRAVSGEKTAFSYTNDLSPQAILQAASTVREISRQGQSASVALPASLPHGTTALYPADNPLLAITEEHKRQLLFTIDRQARARDPRVTQVTAYLNASHETILIARHDGRLATDVRPLVNLVINVVVEQQGRRENGSGGGGRRLDYRFFDEETVSHWVNQAVDQALNNLDASPVPAGTYSVILGAGSPGILLHEAIGHGLEGDFNRKGSSAFSSLLGERVAAPGITVVDDGTLANRRGSLHVDDEGTPSQCTTLIEDGILRGYLQDSLNARLMNTALTGNARRASYSALPLPRMTNTYMLAGQYPAEEVIASVKNGLYAVGFGGGQVDISSGKYVFSTTEAYLIENGRVTRPVKGATLIGHGPEALLHVAMVGNDLALDDGNIACTKEGQSLPVSVGQPTLRIDNMTVGGSQ from the coding sequence ATGGCAATACACGCTTCCAGAGCGTCAGTCTCACCTGCGCTGTCGGCATTTTCGCTGGAAACGACGGAGATAACGCGCGCGCTGAACCACATCATGCAACGTCAGGTGGACTATGCCGATCTCTATTTTCAGCGTCGTCAGCAGGAAGGCTGGCAGCTCGAAAACGGGATTGTGCGTCCTACCGGCTTCAATCGCGATCAAGGTGTTGGCGTCCGCGCCGTCAGCGGTGAGAAAACCGCCTTCTCCTACACCAATGACCTGAGTCCACAGGCTATTCTGCAAGCTGCCAGTACGGTAAGAGAAATCAGTCGCCAGGGGCAAAGCGCTAGCGTGGCATTACCCGCATCGCTACCGCACGGCACCACCGCGCTCTATCCGGCAGACAATCCGTTGCTTGCTATCACGGAAGAACATAAACGCCAGTTGCTATTTACTATCGATCGTCAGGCGCGCGCCCGCGATCCCCGTGTGACACAGGTAACGGCCTACCTGAATGCCTCACATGAAACTATTCTCATTGCCCGACATGACGGTCGGCTCGCTACCGACGTTCGGCCACTAGTGAATCTGGTCATTAATGTCGTCGTCGAACAGCAGGGCCGGCGGGAGAATGGTTCCGGCGGTGGCGGGCGACGCCTCGACTACCGATTCTTTGATGAAGAAACGGTCAGCCATTGGGTCAATCAGGCCGTCGATCAGGCACTGAATAATCTGGACGCCAGTCCGGTGCCCGCAGGCACTTATAGCGTGATTCTCGGCGCTGGTTCACCCGGAATCTTGCTGCATGAAGCCATCGGACACGGTCTGGAGGGCGACTTTAACCGTAAAGGCAGTTCCGCATTTTCCAGTTTATTAGGAGAACGCGTCGCCGCACCGGGTATTACCGTCGTAGATGACGGCACGCTCGCCAACCGACGGGGTTCGCTGCATGTGGACGATGAAGGCACGCCGTCACAGTGTACGACGCTCATTGAGGACGGCATCCTGCGCGGCTATTTACAGGACAGCCTCAACGCCAGACTGATGAATACTGCGCTAACGGGCAACGCACGTCGGGCGTCCTACTCCGCGCTGCCGCTGCCGCGTATGACCAATACCTACATGCTGGCAGGACAGTACCCGGCAGAAGAAGTGATCGCGTCGGTCAAAAACGGCCTCTATGCTGTCGGCTTCGGCGGCGGACAGGTGGATATCAGCAGCGGGAAGTATGTCTTTTCCACCACAGAAGCCTATCTGATTGAAAACGGGCGCGTCACCCGTCCAGTGAAGGGCGCGACGCTGATTGGTCACGGGCCGGAAGCACTGCTGCACGTCGCAATGGTGGGCAACGATCTGGCTTTAGATGACGGCAATATCGCGTGTACTAAGGAAGGTCAATCCTTGCCCGTCAGCGTCGGCCAGCCAACGCTTCGCATCGACAACATGACCGTAGGCGGCTCACAATAA
- a CDS encoding sigma-70 family RNA polymerase sigma factor yields MYSDARLDKKPDLLSLIFRSDYRWLTDRLRRRIAYGCEAEDVASEAFLRLAQLPNLSSVQEPRAMLTTLAKRVLYENWRKRDLEKAYLAALSNKPEMYHPSPEQQELLMEALFIIDQALEGLCIKARQAFLYSQLDGMTYAEIANELGVSVSMIRKYIAKALTNCYLATQDVDE; encoded by the coding sequence ATGTATTCCGACGCTAGGCTAGATAAAAAACCTGATTTACTTTCGTTGATATTCCGTAGTGATTACCGCTGGTTGACAGATAGACTCCGGCGCCGTATTGCTTATGGGTGCGAAGCGGAAGATGTGGCTTCAGAGGCCTTCTTAAGGCTGGCTCAACTGCCCAATCTATCCAGCGTGCAGGAACCACGCGCTATGCTGACCACGCTTGCCAAACGCGTATTGTATGAAAACTGGCGTAAGCGTGATCTGGAAAAGGCTTATCTGGCTGCATTGTCGAACAAGCCTGAAATGTACCACCCTTCCCCCGAACAGCAAGAGTTGCTGATGGAGGCGCTGTTCATCATCGATCAGGCGCTGGAAGGGTTGTGCATCAAAGCCAGACAGGCATTTTTATACAGCCAATTGGATGGTATGACCTATGCGGAAATTGCCAACGAGTTGGGTGTTTCCGTCAGTATGATCAGAAAATATATTGCTAAAGCGCTAACTAATTGTTATTTGGCTACTCAAGATGTTGACGAATGA
- a CDS encoding metallopeptidase TldD-related protein, giving the protein MPSHDESPVFATPQTDTLQSLAGNVLDFAAAKGASQAVVSVSQGNRRTIRVRNGDIDTLTQNQSRFLSVTVYFGQRAGTVSSTLFSKEALQDAVDAASTLAKYADEDPCSGLPETQYFARDIYDLALHSAETLTVEQALALALRTEQAANTAHQHGYSESTEITSQQGDFILANSAGFSAGYPTSLHSLWSHAIARNDTQRQQGFWHTTGRSPSLLASPEAIGQTAAQLAAAQLGARKLSTRRSPVVFEAPVAHSLIHHLVNALSGVALYRSTSFLGQCLGDTIVAPHLSLHENPFIPGALASSCFDAEGVAATRRCVIDDGIAQGYFLSSYSARRLGLTTTGHAGGAYNLAVSSSQNHTDADLPTLLRRMHTGLLVTTLLGHGLNPMTGDYSQGVAGFWVENGEIQYPVEEITIAGNLKTLLLQCVALGADIHTQGNLSCGSLLIEEMQIAGQ; this is encoded by the coding sequence ATGCCTTCTCATGATGAATCTCCCGTTTTTGCTACACCACAGACCGATACGCTCCAGTCGCTGGCTGGAAACGTACTGGACTTCGCCGCCGCCAAAGGCGCGAGTCAGGCTGTCGTCAGCGTCTCGCAAGGAAACCGCCGTACGATCCGCGTCAGGAACGGAGATATTGATACGCTGACGCAAAACCAAAGCCGCTTCCTGTCCGTTACGGTTTACTTCGGTCAGCGTGCAGGCACCGTTTCCTCTACCTTGTTCAGCAAGGAAGCGTTGCAGGATGCCGTTGACGCCGCCAGCACGCTGGCAAAATACGCCGATGAAGACCCGTGTAGCGGCCTGCCAGAAACGCAGTATTTCGCGCGCGATATTTACGATCTTGCGCTGCATAGTGCGGAGACGCTGACGGTAGAACAAGCGCTGGCGCTGGCGCTACGAACCGAACAAGCAGCCAATACCGCACACCAGCATGGCTACAGCGAAAGTACGGAAATCACCTCGCAGCAGGGAGACTTTATTCTGGCGAACTCTGCCGGTTTTTCAGCGGGCTACCCAACGTCACTACACTCCTTGTGGAGCCATGCGATCGCCCGTAACGATACGCAGCGCCAGCAGGGATTCTGGCACACCACCGGCAGATCGCCGTCACTGCTGGCTTCGCCTGAAGCTATCGGGCAAACCGCCGCACAACTTGCCGCAGCACAACTTGGGGCACGAAAACTCTCAACTCGTCGCTCCCCAGTCGTGTTTGAAGCCCCTGTGGCGCACAGCCTGATTCATCATCTGGTCAATGCCCTAAGCGGCGTGGCACTTTATCGCTCCACGTCATTTCTGGGACAATGCCTTGGCGATACCATCGTCGCTCCCCATCTGAGCCTGCATGAAAATCCGTTTATTCCCGGCGCACTGGCCAGTTCCTGCTTTGATGCCGAAGGCGTCGCTGCCACCCGCCGCTGCGTCATTGATGATGGCATCGCGCAAGGCTACTTTCTCTCCAGCTACAGCGCTCGACGATTGGGGCTAACAACGACCGGGCACGCTGGGGGAGCCTACAATCTGGCCGTCAGCAGCAGCCAGAACCACACCGATGCCGACTTGCCGACGCTATTGCGCCGTATGCACACGGGGCTGCTGGTTACCACACTGCTAGGGCATGGGCTGAACCCGATGACGGGCGACTATTCTCAAGGCGTGGCGGGCTTTTGGGTCGAAAACGGCGAAATTCAGTATCCCGTCGAAGAAATCACCATTGCAGGCAACCTGAAAACGCTGCTCCTGCAATGCGTCGCTCTCGGTGCAGATATCCACACGCAGGGCAACCTCTCCTGCGGCTCCCTATTGATTGAAGAGATGCAGATCGCCGGGCAGTAA
- the trxA gene encoding thioredoxin has protein sequence MSDAIITASDTSLDALLNNNDKPILLDLWAPWCQPCKTLAPLLDTIADNTPDNLTVAKLDVEQYPALMQRFGVRGIPTLLLFKNGQEVSRQIGVKTLAQLRGWLESHQITIQNTAQPLADTRVEWGSFYGDTSLHAFLHQRLRQHAADGDIEHAFSPYWQDNKGSISTVLVHSEDIRVFERVTGLPAALGLLLEKLPSTTPAQVDALFAAIAPGKTVDGVALQWLQQWLDDAGNPWSDWLADSTVDNLRQQWISAISRLLASETVAESEWTTLHQQAIGWGEKASSELGLEKNIATILASLSPPPAASDVNSWLGISTTLGFTLAQILQINDGWSREERATPDQRFRWFKEQEDATPNKQLTDEQITALREQWLQENPDFSAKEDAFYQRYPQLLEAQKIRWQETMWGLLRRAPTFKSQLG, from the coding sequence ATGTCCGACGCCATTATCACTGCCAGCGATACCTCGCTGGATGCATTACTCAATAATAACGACAAACCCATTTTGCTTGATCTGTGGGCTCCCTGGTGCCAGCCGTGTAAAACGCTGGCTCCACTGCTGGACACCATCGCGGATAACACGCCAGACAACTTGACCGTCGCCAAGCTGGATGTGGAGCAATATCCGGCATTGATGCAGCGTTTTGGGGTGCGCGGTATTCCTACGCTACTGCTGTTTAAAAATGGACAGGAGGTTTCACGGCAGATCGGTGTGAAAACGCTGGCGCAGCTACGCGGCTGGCTAGAATCGCACCAGATTACGATACAAAATACCGCCCAACCGCTGGCTGATACCCGCGTGGAATGGGGCTCGTTCTATGGCGATACTTCGTTGCACGCGTTTCTCCACCAGCGGCTACGTCAGCATGCGGCAGACGGCGATATTGAACACGCCTTTTCACCCTATTGGCAGGATAACAAAGGCTCAATCTCTACCGTGTTGGTGCACAGCGAGGACATTCGTGTCTTTGAACGCGTCACCGGACTGCCTGCCGCACTCGGCTTGCTGCTGGAAAAACTGCCGAGCACCACGCCCGCGCAGGTTGACGCCCTCTTTGCCGCCATCGCTCCCGGAAAAACCGTAGACGGCGTCGCGCTACAATGGCTACAGCAGTGGTTAGACGACGCGGGCAATCCGTGGTCAGACTGGCTGGCAGACAGCACGGTAGACAACCTGCGCCAGCAGTGGATTAGCGCTATTTCGCGGTTGTTGGCGAGTGAAACCGTGGCGGAAAGCGAATGGACGACGCTGCATCAGCAAGCGATCGGCTGGGGGGAGAAAGCCTCCAGCGAACTCGGCCTGGAAAAAAATATTGCGACAATACTCGCCAGCCTATCGCCGCCACCTGCCGCATCCGATGTTAATAGCTGGCTAGGCATCAGTACCACGCTCGGCTTCACGCTGGCGCAGATCCTGCAAATTAACGACGGATGGAGCAGAGAAGAACGCGCCACGCCGGATCAGCGCTTCCGTTGGTTTAAAGAACAGGAAGACGCCACGCCCAATAAACAGCTCACGGATGAGCAAATTACTGCGCTACGTGAACAATGGCTTCAGGAGAACCCGGATTTTTCCGCGAAAGAGGACGCGTTTTATCAGCGTTATCCGCAGTTGTTAGAGGCGCAAAAAATCCGCTGGCAAGAAACGATGTGGGGATTGCTTCGCCGCGCACCTACCTTCAAATCGCAGTTGGGCTAA
- a CDS encoding energy transducer TonB — translation MQQALLKQRVLPVTLDGDTQRLDHSVRKSAYGEGRKIVLSFLAVALLHMVTVAWLITRTTEYKPLNLITPAESVSIQATMVEEPEPEPVPEISPEPPVLTSEQGEREIEPIVEKQQPLPEPPPVKQEVKKVPPKPVVKPKPVRPKTITEPLPVAKTEQKATPATATPTAASGLIPNASKGTMMQNTPGAEPKNVTSVGCAVPQPEYPRRARRFQQEGDVLVRLVISPEGRLLKHELAKSSGYEALDEAAMDAIAKTSCTPYRENGQAITVMTLQPVKFKLSH, via the coding sequence GTGCAGCAGGCATTGTTAAAACAGCGTGTATTGCCCGTCACATTGGATGGAGATACACAGAGACTCGATCATAGCGTGAGAAAATCCGCTTATGGTGAAGGCAGAAAAATCGTTCTCAGCTTTCTTGCAGTCGCTTTGTTACATATGGTGACCGTTGCGTGGCTCATTACCCGTACAACCGAATATAAACCGCTAAACCTGATCACGCCTGCGGAGAGTGTCAGCATTCAGGCCACGATGGTTGAAGAACCGGAGCCGGAACCTGTTCCCGAAATTTCACCGGAACCTCCGGTGTTAACCTCGGAACAAGGGGAACGTGAGATCGAACCCATCGTGGAAAAGCAGCAACCCTTGCCTGAGCCGCCGCCAGTCAAACAGGAAGTGAAAAAGGTTCCACCTAAGCCTGTCGTCAAACCTAAGCCAGTACGGCCTAAAACTATCACTGAGCCACTGCCTGTCGCCAAAACGGAACAGAAAGCGACGCCAGCGACAGCCACACCAACGGCAGCTTCGGGGCTTATTCCGAATGCTAGCAAAGGGACGATGATGCAGAACACACCGGGTGCGGAACCTAAAAATGTTACGTCAGTAGGATGCGCCGTACCGCAACCGGAATATCCACGCCGCGCCAGACGGTTCCAGCAAGAAGGCGATGTATTGGTTCGATTGGTGATTAGTCCGGAAGGCCGTTTATTGAAACATGAACTTGCCAAGAGCAGCGGTTACGAAGCCCTGGACGAGGCCGCTATGGATGCCATTGCCAAAACAAGCTGTACGCCGTATCGGGAAAATGGCCAAGCCATTACTGTCATGACACTACAGCCGGTGAAATTCAAACTATCCCATTAA
- a CDS encoding ExbD/TolR family protein — protein MSMSSPFVGNQEEALLNDINMTPFIDVMLVLLIVFMITLPVINHAVKVDLPKASVEKIKKDPQAVDISITATGQINWNKEAIDDEQLLVRLDAAASETTRPNIRLFADQAVEYGRVAHVMTSAQQRGLSKIDFVLQPVKTP, from the coding sequence ATGAGTATGTCATCCCCTTTTGTTGGAAATCAGGAAGAGGCTCTGCTTAACGATATCAACATGACACCATTTATTGATGTCATGTTGGTACTGCTGATTGTGTTTATGATTACCTTGCCCGTTATCAATCATGCAGTCAAAGTCGACCTGCCTAAGGCGAGTGTTGAAAAGATAAAGAAAGATCCACAAGCCGTGGATATTTCGATCACCGCAACCGGGCAAATCAACTGGAATAAAGAAGCCATCGATGACGAGCAGTTACTGGTGCGGCTCGATGCGGCAGCGTCAGAAACGACGCGCCCGAACATCCGACTGTTCGCCGATCAGGCGGTAGAATATGGACGCGTGGCCCATGTGATGACCAGCGCCCAGCAGCGCGGCCTGAGCAAAATTGATTTTGTGTTGCAACCCGTTAAAACACCCTGA
- a CDS encoding FecR family protein gives MARRHKDDQIAQQAIEWMVMLRSGEATQTDYDDYQHWRHADILHDRACLRIEKTLGQFQPLLQALPNEPIRQALLAPSSRRKVLQYGLGMISVCSLSSLLLNQYYPLSPILSDVKTATAQRQNVSLNDGSMLTLNARTAVDINIQPDAALRQVTLRSGGILANIAHDAQRPFMISTTMGNIVALQSQVNLRYEDGGVHVGVLDNIAKITNQLGQSIQVQAGHGAWFDRSSLYKTAITPEAEVAWVQGRLEVRDRSLASVIHTLRDYSPGVIRLDPTVADLRVSGNFPLDDINYTLDSLAQTMPLAIVHTTDYWINIRAAKR, from the coding sequence ATGGCCAGACGACACAAGGATGATCAGATTGCCCAACAGGCGATCGAATGGATGGTGATGTTGCGCTCAGGTGAGGCGACACAGACCGACTATGACGACTACCAGCACTGGCGGCACGCAGATATACTGCATGATCGCGCGTGCCTGCGGATTGAGAAAACACTGGGGCAGTTCCAACCCTTGTTGCAAGCATTGCCGAATGAACCAATCCGCCAAGCGCTGTTGGCACCTTCCAGTCGGCGGAAAGTGCTGCAATATGGTCTGGGGATGATTTCGGTATGCTCACTGAGCAGTTTGTTATTAAACCAGTATTATCCGCTTTCACCGATTTTATCCGATGTTAAAACCGCCACCGCTCAGCGACAGAATGTTTCGCTCAATGATGGCAGCATGCTGACGCTGAATGCGCGCACTGCGGTTGATATCAATATTCAGCCAGATGCCGCTTTACGGCAGGTAACATTGCGTAGTGGTGGTATTCTGGCCAATATTGCTCACGACGCCCAGCGCCCTTTCATGATTTCCACTACCATGGGCAATATCGTCGCGCTGCAATCTCAAGTGAATCTTCGTTATGAAGACGGCGGCGTACATGTCGGTGTCCTGGATAATATCGCCAAAATCACCAACCAGCTTGGTCAAAGCATTCAGGTTCAGGCCGGTCATGGTGCCTGGTTTGATCGTTCCTCGCTCTACAAAACCGCCATCACCCCAGAAGCCGAAGTTGCCTGGGTTCAGGGACGGCTGGAAGTGCGTGATCGATCACTGGCCTCAGTTATCCATACCTTGCGTGATTATAGCCCTGGCGTGATCCGCCTTGATCCCACGGTTGCCGATCTGCGCGTCAGCGGCAACTTCCCGCTAGATGATATCAATTACACCCTGGATTCATTGGCACAGACCATGCCTCTCGCCATCGTGCATACCACGGACTACTGGATCAACATCCGCGCAGCTAAACGATGA
- a CDS encoding MotA/TolQ/ExbB proton channel family protein — protein MNTLDIYHFWQQGDAVTHSVAVILLVMSLLSWTVMLAKAWQLVMLNKSMNHSRQAFWHASSLQESLDQFGTARFNPFRDLVIEGHALLKHPHKFSSTLGGHVDLSDWLVRGLSNTLDTNVGKLQSGLGTLASIGSTAPFIGLLGTVWGIFHALQTISSIGQPDLAQVAGPVGEALIMTAFGLFVAIPAVLGFNAINRRNRVVLHAMNRFAHDLHAYLLTGARVDTTLTESRLVADEESSAPVERSA, from the coding sequence ATGAACACGTTAGACATTTATCATTTTTGGCAACAAGGCGATGCGGTTACCCACTCCGTAGCCGTCATTCTGCTGGTAATGTCGCTGCTCTCCTGGACTGTCATGCTGGCTAAAGCATGGCAGTTAGTGATGCTGAATAAGAGTATGAACCACAGCAGACAGGCGTTCTGGCACGCGTCATCGTTACAGGAAAGCTTGGATCAGTTTGGCACTGCGCGTTTCAACCCTTTTCGCGATTTAGTGATTGAAGGGCATGCCTTGCTGAAACATCCGCACAAGTTTTCTTCGACGCTGGGCGGCCATGTTGATCTTAGTGATTGGCTGGTACGAGGTTTGAGCAATACACTGGATACTAACGTCGGCAAATTGCAATCGGGGCTCGGCACATTAGCGTCCATCGGCAGTACCGCACCGTTTATCGGCCTGTTGGGAACAGTGTGGGGAATTTTCCACGCCTTGCAAACCATCAGTTCGATCGGTCAACCTGATCTGGCTCAGGTTGCCGGTCCGGTAGGGGAAGCGCTGATCATGACCGCCTTCGGGCTGTTTGTCGCTATTCCCGCCGTCTTAGGATTCAATGCCATTAATCGTCGCAATCGTGTGGTATTGCACGCCATGAATCGGTTCGCACATGATCTGCATGCCTACCTGTTGACCGGTGCCCGCGTCGATACCACGCTCACGGAATCACGTCTCGTCGCAGATGAGGAATCGTCAGCACCCGTTGAACGTTCAGCCTGA